The Methylomarinum sp. Ch1-1 genome contains the following window.
TCCGGCATGGGCGGCGGCAATGACGAACGCGAACAAACCCTGAACCAGTTGCTGGTGGAAATGGATGGCTTCAGCGGCAATGAAGGCATCATCGTCATCGCCGCGACCAACCGCGCCGATGTGTTGGATAATGCCTTGTTAAGACCCGGCCGTTTTGATCGCCAAGTCACCGTCGGCCTGCCGGACATCAAAGGCCGCGAACAAATCCTTAACGTCCACTCGAGAAAAATACCGTTGGCTGATGACGTCAATATCACCGATTTGGCGCGCGGCACCCCCGGTTTTTCCGGGGCTGAGCTGGCCAACCTGATCAATGAAGGCGCATTGTTCGCCGCCCGCAACAATAAGCGGATTGTCACGATGAACGACTTGGATAAGGCGCGTGACAAAATGCTGATGGGGGCGGAAAAACGTTCGATGGTGATGCGCCCCGAAGACTTGTTGATGACCGCCTACCATGAAGCCGGTCACGCCATCGTCGGACGCATCGTCCCGGAACACGATCCGGTCTATAAAGTCAGCATCATGCCGCGCGGCGGCGCGCTCGGCATCACGATGTTCCTGCCGGAGCGCGATCAATACAGCGCCAGCAAGGATAAACTGGAGAGTCAAATCGCCAGCCTGTTTGGCGGACGCATCGCCGAGGCTCTGATTTACGGCAAGAACAAAGTGACCACCGGCGCGTCCAATGACATCGAACGAGCGACCCAACTGGCCCGCAATATGGTCACTAAATGGGGGTTGTCCGACCGTCTCGGACCGATGGACTACGGTGAAAGCGAAGGCTTGGGCTATATGGGCCCACAGGCTAAACCGATGTCGGAAAAAATGGCGCAAATCATCGACGATGAAATCCGTCAGGTAATCGACAACAACTATCAACGCGCCGAACAGATACTGATGGAGCACATGGACATACTGCACAACATGGCGCAGGCGCTGATGGATTGGGAAACCATAGACAAATATCAAATCGACAGGCTGATGAAAGGGGAAAAAATCGCCCCTCCCCCCCGGGAAAACAACAACCCTCCCGAGCAACAAAACGAAAATTCGTCCAAGGACGATGGCAAACCGGCAAACATCAATCAGGACGGGCCTTTGCCAATTTAAGGATCCTCCTCTATTCGCCCTCCAACAGCTAGACTAATGGAGGGCTTCTTTTTGCCCAGGTCTTGTGATGAACACTCAGGTTTCCATGCATAAAAGTCTGTCTATCTTAAAAGTGGTGTTGCAGGTTAATTTTCAAGCATCCGTGATTTTTCTGTTGATCGCCAGCATCATGTCCATCGGCGGCAGTCAATTTTTCTTCGCCCAACTCAGTGAGATATACGGACCGCTAGCCGGCAATCTCCGTTTGATGTTGGCTTATCTTTGCTTGGCCGAAATCGCCATCTATAGCTACTGCCATTTCAGCAAAAACTATAAAGGCATTGCCTTACTCGGCGTTTTCCTGCTGTTGCTGATCGCCTCGCTGCAGTTCTACGGCTACGTCAACGAGATCCCGATTGACAACAATTATAATTGGTTCTTTTTGTATATCGGACTCTCCCATATCCTTTATGGCACAGTTTCCTTTGCCGAAAAAACAGATTAATCCATACGACGCTTAACACAGTGTCAAGACGTGACTATGCCGACTAAAAACACTTGCCAACAGAGGGTCATGGCACGAAACTGAAAAAATAATAACTATAAAAATTTTGGAGCATAGCAATGATCAGACTCGTCTATATCAGCCAGGCCGTCAAGCCCTTTAGCACCGATGAACTCATGGCCTTACTCAGGGAATGTCGGCGCAGCAACTCCAAAAAAGGCATGACCGGCGTATTGCTCTATCACAATGAATGTTTTATTCAAGTGCTGGAAGGCAAAGAGGAAATCGTCAACAAGACTTTTGACGTCATAAAAAAAGACCCTCGCCATAAAAATGTCACCGAACTGAAAAGAAGCTATATTACCGACCGTCAATTCAAACAATGGAGTATGGGATTCGAGGAATTCGAAGAATCGCAGATCGCCAATCTGAATATAGAAGGTCTCAACAATTTTTTCAGTGATGGCAATCAACATCAAGACCAGGGCTTCAATCAAAATCTGGTCAGCTCGTTGATGTCCTTCTTCAAGCAATCCTATGAAAAACGCACGTCTCATGAAGAATTACCGATACATGACGACCAGCAAGGCATCCTGATTCTATTCCATAAGGCGATACGCTTCGCTATCACGCTGCTGGCTTTCCTGATGGTCATCGTCATCTATCTTGGCGTTGCCGATGTCGTTTATGTGATGTATCAAAAACTGATCCACTCGTCACCGTTTTTTCTGATGACGATTCCGGATATTCTGGCGACCTTTGGCGCTTTTCTTGCCGTGCTGATCGCGATCGAGATTTTTCTGAATATCAGCCTCTACCTGCGCAGCGATGTGATACCGGTCAAGCTGGTGGTCGCCACCGCCCTGATGGCGATTTCCCGGAAAGTCATCGTCTTCGATTTCAAGAGTATTCAGCCGGATTATGTCTACGCCAGCGCCGCTGTCGTCCTCGCCTTAGGCCTGACCTATTGGTTGCTGGATAAAAAAGATAAACATGACGAATAGCGGACACTTGATCAAGACCGCCTAATCACCCTTAAACCCAACAGTAACGGAGTCGTCACGATGAACATACTGATAACCGGCGGAACAGGCTTTCTCGGCAGTGCACTGATCGGCAAGCTACTCAAACAAAACCATCGAATCACCGTCTTGAGCAGGAGCCAAGACAAAGTTGAAAAAATTTTCGGCGACACCGTTAAGCCGCTGACCAACCTGAAAAACCTGTCACCGGAGGACTCCTTTGATGCTATCGTCAATCTAGCCGGCGCCCCCATTTTCGCTAGCCGCTGGAGTGAAAAGCGCAAACAAATCCTGCGTAACAGCCGCATCGACCTGACTCGACAATTGATTAAGGTGATCGCCGATATGGAACCAAAACCGCGTGTGCTGATCAGCGGTTCGGCCATCGGCTATTATGGCGACCAGGGGGATACTGTTTTGACCGAGCACAGCGAGGTCAAAAGCGACTTCTCCCAGCGTTTATGCGCGGACTGGGAAGATGCGGCAAAACAGGCCGAACAATACGGCGTCAGGGTCTGTCTGATCCGCACCGGCTTGGTGCTGGGTCCCGATGGCGGTTTATTGCAACGCATGCTGTTACCGTTCAAGCTGGGCCTGGGTGGGCGAATCGGCGATGGTAAGCAATGGATGTCATGGATACATCGAAAAGACTGGGTGGCTATCGTCGAAACGATGATCGATCGGACTGACATGAACGGGCCATATAACGCCACCGCGCCCAACCCAGTCAGCAACCGCCAATTCACCGACGCGTTGGCAAAGGCATTGAAGCGGCCGGCGTTGATTCCTGTCCCGGCCTGGGCCTTGAAACTTGGCCTGGGAGAAATGTCGGAACTGGTGCTGGGCAGCCAACGCGTCATCCCCGAACGCTTACTGCAACAAGGATACGAGTTTCAGTTTGCCGATTTAGCCGATGCCTTGAACGCCATTCTCGACTGAGAAGATGCCCGCATTATGAATAACCGTAATTATTCAGCGTATTTTTATCAGAGGGAGTGGGCTATTGATTTATCGGGCTGCCTGCAACAGGCAGATTTTTTGCTCCTGCAAAATCTGCATTTCCATCGTCCCTGACGGTCAGACGTTGCAGTCAGAGCTTACGCCGCACAGGGAAGTGCAAGCAAGTGCCGCGTGAAGCAGGATGCTGTAAGCTGCCATGGAAGTATTCACCCAGCACCTAAATTAACGAAGATTATTAATCATAGCCAATAACCTAGGGTATTTAGGTGCTGGGTGAACGCGTCCCGAGAAATCAATGGTCTACTCCCTAAACCCTGAAAGATACTGAATAGTTACGAATAACCTTACGCCGCCAGCGATATTTAAAGCCTCCGCAATTGCGCTAGAAAGTCATGTATGCCAATAGTCTCACCGTTTTATTCAACTACATCGAGATAAT
Protein-coding sequences here:
- the ftsH gene encoding ATP-dependent zinc metalloprotease FtsH; this translates as MKAHIVKIFMLTVIVTVVISLFNRTGPSYERNYALSYSEFIEDIRSGAISEVIINDDIIDGRRTNGERFTTYNPNDPHLIDELLENKVKIKVVKPEKPSAFMQFFMSWGPILLLIAVWIYFMRRQQAGGAGGQMNFGKSRAKLLEENQVKIGFDDVAGVEEAKEDVSEMVDFLKDPGKYEFLGGKIPRGVLMVGPPGTGKTLLARAIAGEAGVPFFSISGSDFVEMFVGVGASRVRDMFEQAKKRAPCIIFIDEIDAVGRHRGSGMGGGNDEREQTLNQLLVEMDGFSGNEGIIVIAATNRADVLDNALLRPGRFDRQVTVGLPDIKGREQILNVHSRKIPLADDVNITDLARGTPGFSGAELANLINEGALFAARNNKRIVTMNDLDKARDKMLMGAEKRSMVMRPEDLLMTAYHEAGHAIVGRIVPEHDPVYKVSIMPRGGALGITMFLPERDQYSASKDKLESQIASLFGGRIAEALIYGKNKVTTGASNDIERATQLARNMVTKWGLSDRLGPMDYGESEGLGYMGPQAKPMSEKMAQIIDDEIRQVIDNNYQRAEQILMEHMDILHNMAQALMDWETIDKYQIDRLMKGEKIAPPPRENNNPPEQQNENSSKDDGKPANINQDGPLPI
- a CDS encoding phosphate-starvation-inducible PsiE family protein — translated: MIRLVYISQAVKPFSTDELMALLRECRRSNSKKGMTGVLLYHNECFIQVLEGKEEIVNKTFDVIKKDPRHKNVTELKRSYITDRQFKQWSMGFEEFEESQIANLNIEGLNNFFSDGNQHQDQGFNQNLVSSLMSFFKQSYEKRTSHEELPIHDDQQGILILFHKAIRFAITLLAFLMVIVIYLGVADVVYVMYQKLIHSSPFFLMTIPDILATFGAFLAVLIAIEIFLNISLYLRSDVIPVKLVVATALMAISRKVIVFDFKSIQPDYVYASAAVVLALGLTYWLLDKKDKHDE
- a CDS encoding TIGR01777 family oxidoreductase; the protein is MNILITGGTGFLGSALIGKLLKQNHRITVLSRSQDKVEKIFGDTVKPLTNLKNLSPEDSFDAIVNLAGAPIFASRWSEKRKQILRNSRIDLTRQLIKVIADMEPKPRVLISGSAIGYYGDQGDTVLTEHSEVKSDFSQRLCADWEDAAKQAEQYGVRVCLIRTGLVLGPDGGLLQRMLLPFKLGLGGRIGDGKQWMSWIHRKDWVAIVETMIDRTDMNGPYNATAPNPVSNRQFTDALAKALKRPALIPVPAWALKLGLGEMSELVLGSQRVIPERLLQQGYEFQFADLADALNAILD